DNA from Neovison vison isolate M4711 chromosome 12, ASM_NN_V1, whole genome shotgun sequence:
tttgggggaaaagaaaaggaagtaaccCCTAGACTTGCTCTTCTCCAATAGCATTTAATGTAATGTTGATCTGGTAGAGCAGAGTAAGAAGGTATCCTGGGATATATCTTTTGCCTCACAGGGTCTAGACCCAACTGATAGAAAATTCTGGAATCTTCTAGTTTTAGCATCTCTTAAACCATCTTGCCAACTTATTAACTatatttctgtccatgttggaaACTTAACGGAAAATGAACCAATCTAAGAAGCAAAACACTATTATtgagacacagaaaaatattCCAGTGGCACCGTGGCTGTTCATTTCATTTGGTGTTTCACCGTGTTGGTGACCTCAGTAATGGCATGATGATACTTTTCTGAAGCTGACTTGAATTCCACCAGATGCTTCTCATAACTTTTAATGGCTGCTTCAAGCTGCGTTTTCTCCACTGCTCCCAGGATGGCACGGAAGATCATATCTATGCCAAGGCCAAGAACGGCAACTCCTATACTACCAAGGAGAGAAGCACCAATTTGAGCTAACACAGTGACCAGCTTGTTAATGATGCCAGTTGTGACGTTTGAGCCCACAAGTTTAACAGCTACTGCACTGGCTGCAGAAGTAGCTTCTCCCAGGATGACTGAAATGACCTTTTGTACTATTGCAATtttctctgtttccctttctttaatATCCTGAAGTTTTCTGTAGAGGGTTGGCTCTAGCTTATCTTTCAGTGCTTCATCAACCTTTTGCAGTTCAGTTTGGATTTTCATCATGGCTTGGATGATGATATCACAGTTTTCTTTGATGGTCCCATCTCTTTTCATCTCGATGGAGGCCAACTTGCACCCCAAGTGCATGTTTAAGACCTCAATCAGCTTATTAGTAGCATGGAAGCTATCAGATAAACTGTCAAGAAGCTGCTGGTGAAGACGGTTTACTTCCTGCCTTCTCCGTGGATTCTCTGGATAGAGGAAGTCACTCTGAGACATGTTTCAAATataatctctgaaaaataaagtaataaatcttcactaaaacttttgaaaaataccTGCTGTCTGTGTGCATTTGACCAAGAAATCTTTTACTTTATGAGTAGAAAAATAGCACTGTGCTATCTAAGGAATTCCTCAGAAAATTCAACGGgttctttaaaacaattatttttatgaaacttAGAGTCAGTGTATGGGAATGTGGGTGACAATGCCACCTACTGATGCAATAAATGAGGCATTAGCTTTTTTTGTGGTAGAGAGAAATCCTAGATGATAAGATCTGTGTTTATCAAGCATCTGATTATTCGTAAATAGATGTGATTATTTCTAAGTTGTATTTAATAAGGTTTGACATAGACTGCAGTTTGATATGGTTGATTCTTGATGACCGGCACTCCTTAATTTTTCCAGACCCTACTTAGCACACTGAATACACCTACCAGATTGATTTCTCTAATATTGGAAGATAAATTAGTAGAGccagaagaatattaaaaatctcTGAATTTGCAGGGTTATTAATGTCTAATTTTGTTTAGAGACTGTTAACTTAATTTCTAATATTAAAGTCACTCTGTATGTCTTTACAAACAAATTATTTGTTCTCTAAGCCTGGGGGTCATCAAAGGCAACGCACagaatctttacaaaaaattttCATGTTAAGAGTATATatgagacattcttttttttttttttaaagattttagttatttatttgacagagagaggtcacaagtagatggagaggcaggcagagagagagagagagaagcagacttcccgctgagcagagagcccgatgcaggactcgatcccagcaccctgagatcatgacctgagccaaaggcagtggcttaacccgctgagccacccaggcgtccctatgaaACATTCTTTAGATTAAAATCTCACTGGGGGAGAGAGTGGGCATGGTGCAGGAACAGCGCGGTTATGACTACCTCTGTGGTCTCATTTGCAAAGCTTagaagttaaattatttaaactGGTTTATAATGCACTTGGGCACAGTGAAGATTAGCTAGAATTGAccttagaaaagaaataatgccATTTCATGAAAGTATTAAAGAGTAAGTGGCAAGAGTATGCAGTAGAAGGAATACAATGAATCAGGCCGGAGACTTCTTGTGTTTGTTCTTCTAGCTTAGAGTATTATGCAGAGAAAATAGGAACAAGTATGTTCAGAGTTTATTTGGTTAAAAAATTTGAGGCCTGTGAGAACAATCTTATAATATGCATACTTCGCATAGTCTTACTATGTGCTTGGCACTGTAATTTTTAGttgaaactcttagaagaaaagagagaatgaaatctCTGTGGTGTCTGGCACATTCTCTCTTGAGTAAACAACATTCTAATGAACTTGGGCCCTATCCACTCTGAGACCATGGCTTTTAGCCTAGATATGGGGAATCTCACAAGCATAGAATGAAAGAATGATATTTTTCTCTCAAGAAAGTAAACATGAAAAGAGCCTGTCCTCCAAGCCATAAAGATATAATTTGGAAATAGGAAGGGGATTTTAAGTGGATTGGGAACATAATCATTTACGCTGTTCAGTTTAGAAAAATGCCTTGGTATCCCTAATAGAATAAACTTATCACAGTCAGAAATTCATTTGCATCTTTAACTCAaat
Protein-coding regions in this window:
- the SMCO3 gene encoding single-pass membrane and coiled-coil domain-containing protein 3 — encoded protein: MSQSDFLYPENPRRRQEVNRLHQQLLDSLSDSFHATNKLIEVLNMHLGCKLASIEMKRDGTIKENCDIIIQAMMKIQTELQKVDEALKDKLEPTLYRKLQDIKERETEKIAIVQKVISVILGEATSAASAVAVKLVGSNVTTGIINKLVTVLAQIGASLLGSIGVAVLGLGIDMIFRAILGAVEKTQLEAAIKSYEKHLVEFKSASEKYHHAITEVTNTVKHQMK